ttcatgccatccaaccatttcatcctctgccatccaaccatgtcatcttctgatgttcccttctcctctttccttcaatctttcccatcatcaggggcttatccaatgagtcagttctttgcattaagtggccaaagtattggccacagcttcagcatcagttttccaatgaatattcaggactgatttcctttagaattgattggtttgatctccttgcagtccaaggaactctcaagagtcttctccaacaccacagttcaaaagcatcaattctttggcactcaactttccttatagcccaactatcacatccatatgtgactactggaaaaaccatagccttgactagatggactttgttgacaaagtaatgtctctgctttttaatatgctgtcaagatgGGTCGgagcgtttcttccaaggagcaagcatcttttaatttcatggctgcagtcaccatctgcagtgattttggagcccaaaaaaataaagtctgtcactatttccattgtttctccacctatttgtcaagaaatgatgggaccagatgccatgatctgagttttggAATTCTGAGCTTTAAGTccgcttttttcatttttctctttctctgtcattaagaggctctttagttcctcttcactttctgccataagggtggaatcatctgtgtatctgaggttatttatatttctcccggcatcttgattccagcttgtgcttcatccaacctggcatttcacatgatgtactctgcatttaaattaaataagcagggtgacaatatacagccttgatgtacttctttcctgatttggaaccagtccattattccatgtccagttctaactgttgcttcctgacctgcatacagatttctcaggaggcaggtaaggtagtttggtattcccatctctctaagaatttcacatagtttcttgtgatctatacagtcaaaggttttggcatagtcaataaagcagaagtagatgtttttctggaattctcttgctttttctataatccaacaaatgttggcattttgatctctggttcctcagccttttctaaatccagcttgagcatctggaagttcatggttcatgcactattgaagcgtggcttggagaattttgaacattactttgctagtgtgtgagatgagtacaattgtacggtagtttgaacattctttgtgtgtgtgtgtgtgtgtgtgtgtatatgcatataatgctagtttcaggtgtgttGCAGAGTGGTTAGATATTTGCAGACATTATGAAATGATTGCCATGATAAGTCTAGTAATCATCTATCCCCAAAAAAGTTATTTCAGTATTACTGATCATATTGCTTATGCTGGTATATTACAGCCCCAcagcttatttatttcataacttgAGATCTGTACTTCTTAATCCCCATCACCTCTTTTGTCCTCTCattccctcccctctggcaacctcTCTGCATCTATGAATCTGTTttcatcttgttttgttttgtgttttagattgcacatatatgtGAGATGACAtggtatttgcttttctctgtcagacttctttcacttagcctgCCTGTGTGTGCTCATTCGCTCAgtattatctgactctttgtgaccctgtggactgtagcctgccagactcctctgtccatggagttttccaggcaagaatactggagcaggttgccatttcctcctccagagaatcttcccgacccagggatcaaacctgtgtctcttgtaccTCCTAAATCagtaggcacattctttaccgctGCATCACCTGGGACAACAGCATTTAGCATAACACCCTCTAAATTTATCCATGTTATTACACAagacaagatttcattttttatagctgaataatattcccctgggtgtatgtatatatatgtgtgtatatatatatatatatatatatacacgcacacatATGCATAGTATATATACActccacatctttatctatttgtCAATCAGTGGGCACTTAAGTTGCTTTGATaccttggctattacaaataatgctacaATAAGTCTTGgtgttcatgtatctttttgaattaattgttttctttgagtaaatacccaagagtgaaattgctggatcacatggaaattctatttttaattttttgaggaacctccacattgttttccatagtttctgcaccaatttacattcctaccaacagtgcatgagggctcccttttctccacatcctcaccaacacttatttgttgtctttttgatagtagtcattctgacaggtgtgaggtggtatctcactgtggttttaatttgcttttccctgatgaGTGGTAACGTTCAGCACTTTTTcgtgtgtctgttggccatctgtatatgccttctctgggaaaatgtctcttcaggttctctgtccattttttaaatcaggtcGCTTGTTTTCCTGATGTTAAGTTCATTGTTGTATAAGCTTATTgaatatattgtgtgtgtgtgttattacgttgtcatgtccaactcttttcaaccccttggacaatagccctccaggctcctctgtccacggaattctccaggcaagaatactggagtggataaccattctcttcttcaggggatcttcccaacccagggatggaacttgggtctcctgcattgcaggcagattctttaccatctgagccatcagggaagcccaaatattgtatataagtcccttatcagagagtgaagtcactcagtcgtgtccgactctttgtgaccccatggactgtagcccaccaggctcctctgtccatgggattttccaggcaagagtactggagtgagttgccacttccttctccagaggatcggatattctcgacccagggatcgaacccaggtctcccgcactgtaggcagatgctttatcatcttggccaccaggaaagtcccttatcagatatattgcttgcaaatatcttctcccattcagtaggcgtgccttttcattttgtttatatagtTTCCTTAGCTGTGCCTGAGTCTTTTAGTCCAATGTAGTCCCACTGGCTTGTTTTTTGAGggccaactctctctctctctctctctctatatatatatatagtgtccCCCACATACTTAGTATAGTGCCTGTTCAGGTTTGGAATGCATTGAATGTTTGACGAATGAATGTTCTGATCAAGTAGAATGTATTAATAGAACTTTGTTGACAGGATGATAATGATATTTCAAAGAATCAAATAAGTAAACACTCTTCCCCAGGCATATCGCAAGGGACCTTGACACAGCCATTCTTGGCACATCTGAAATGGTCAGAGTAAATAAGAGGAATCACACATGTGAAGAGTCCACAGAACCTCACAGCTTGGAACCAGGCACACAATGAGATTTAAGAAAGGGCATGCGGTCAGGACATTCACAAAGCTATCGTCAGGGTATTCATTTTGCAAACAATGATGGAGTACCTGCCATGCTTGACACTAGGCCTAGGAGGAGGGACAGAAGTAAAAAGACACAGTCTTCTCCACATCGCCAAGAAGATAATGCCAATAGTTAGTGAGCTAACTCCTCTTTAACTAAACAAATCCCAGTGAAAGTTTTGTGGAAAATGATGAATATTTGAGGGACAGGATAAGGCAGCAGAATTTGAGCTTCTCCTGATTTTGAGATCCAGTATCTTTGGAATTTTTTAGGGCCAGTGAAGTTAAGATGTTCCTTATCTAAACTTacaagagactttttaaaataattatttatctggctgcaccgggtcttagctgtggcatggaggatttttagttgtggcatgggggatctagttccctgaccagggatcaaatctgaccACGACTGTctgcattgaaagtgtggagtcttagccactggaccaccagggaagtctcataaactcaaagagatttttaaaagattacaaaTACATGTAAGAACCATACACATGTTTAGGGACAAGGTAGTAGACCTTTGACAAGGCTTTGTACAGTTTTATAAGTCTGTGATGACTGTGTTCATTAATTCTCTTCACCTTCCCAACCTGTAACCCTAGGTCCCAGGAGGGTTAAATTTTGGACCCACACATAATCAGTATGCACTCTAAAACTGTGCAACCTAAAAACTACCCTCTGTAGTAAGCGCTCCAGAAGCAGCCTCTCTCTGCAGAAAGAAACCTATTCGTTTTACTCTTAGAACTGAGAATATCCTGAACCACAGTCCCCTGAAGAAAACATGTCACAGACCTGCTGTGGGTCCCTGTGTCATCGTGGGGCAAGCAGGCTCCATAGAAAGGTTTCTGCTGCTATCCAGCTTCAGGCAGGTAACAACCGCTGCAGACTTAAATCTCTCAAAGGAAAACCAAAAGGTTAGAGTAGATGACATCTCTAAGGGTCAttcccagttttatttatttccagaGTAAAAGCAGGCCTACAATTATCTATCCAGCAAGGAATATCCCCATATTTCCATCATTTGCCCAAAATAATAATGGAATTTCTGAAACCAGGTTATAGGATTTTCCCTCCAAAATAGCTATGGGGTATGTTATATTTGTCATAATCTGTCCACAGCAAGTTATCAAATCATTCAATAAAATTTCTATCACCGCACTATTGtgtttcaataatattttaaactaatgtttttggttttttcttcCTATATATAGGAGATAAAGTCCTCACACTCATTGTTCCACAGTGTAGAGAATGCAGTGCCTGCTTGAATCCCAAGGGAAACTTCTGTGAGAAGCAAGAGTTAGTAGATTTGTCCatcttttgtttatcttttcactttttattaaatCGCTTATATTGTGCAAGCACTGACCTGGAGCTAAAGGTGTTCATTTCTCTCTTTACAACTCTGTGTGTCTGGGTTGCTGCTGTGCCTGTCTGTGTCACTGCTGAACAGCATTCTACCCTCTTCTGGATTAATGCTGGATGGCACAAGCAGGTTCAcctgcaaaggagaaaagatctaTCATTCTTTCCGCACAAGTACATTCTCCGAATATACTGTTGTGCCTGAGATTTCGGTGGTAAAAATTGATGCTGCTGCTCCCATGGATAAGATTTGTGTCATAAGCTGTGAGGTGCCTACAGGATATGGGGCTGCTGTTCACTCGGCCAAGGTGAGGAAAATAGCTGTATTAGTATGTTATAGTGATCTGCcgagaaaacataaaaacaagaCCAAAACAGTCCAAATGTTTCAACTGGGGTCAATAGTTCCAAAAGCCTCAatggtggtttttgtttgttttcttaattatacAAGTGTCCAGATTTGATTCCTAACACACACATGACTTGTGAATTTGTAGGTCACTCCTGGTTCTACCTGTGTGGTCTTTGGACTTGGAGGAATCGGCTCAGCTATTGTCATGGGCTGTAAAGCCTTTGGTGCTTCTAGAATCATTGGAGTTGATATCAACGAGGAAAAATTTCCTCGGGCACGAGCATTAGGGGTCACAGATTGTCTCAACCCTTCAAATCTCAAGAAGCCCGTCCAGGAGGCAGTCAAGGAAATGACAGGCATCGGTGTTGACTTTGCCTTTGAGGCCATCGGACTCGCAGAAACCATGGTGTGTGGGTCTGGGTCACAGTGAGTAGAAGCAGACCAGCACAATTAAGTGAATATTATAATAAAGTTAGTCAAgtaattttttggttttccaccacatatactatactgtagtctattagtATGCAATAGCATTTTGTCTAAGAAAAAACAATGTAcacaccttaattttaaaatacttaattgcTAAAATACGCtaatcatctgagccttcagtgacagtcattgtctttttgtttttttatctcagttttatttatttatttattgttttactttacaatatatcTTTTTGTAATAGTAAGAGAGATCACTGATTACATATCAcaataagaaatataataatagtgaaaatgtTTGAGatactgtgagaattaccaaatgtgacacagacaaaaaggaagcaaatgctgttggaaaaaatgtGCTGATAGACTTACtcaacacagggttgccacaaaccttcaatctgtaaaaaacacaatatctgaaaaatgcaaagcacagtaaaacgAATTGTGTCTATAGATGCTTGCTTAGTGGGTGGGGACACACTAAGTATAAAACTTCCCTGAACATATGTTTTGGACCTGTGGACCCCAAACCTAAAAATGGAATTTATAGTCACTCTAAAATatccatcttaaaaataaaagcaacatatACTTTAAAGATATGACACTATAATATATGAAGTTTAAACA
This is a stretch of genomic DNA from Bos mutus isolate GX-2022 chromosome 6, NWIPB_WYAK_1.1, whole genome shotgun sequence. It encodes these proteins:
- the LOC102284515 gene encoding alcohol dehydrogenase 1, encoding MDTLGKTITCLAAIAWKTNSSLSLEEVQVEPPKAGEGRIKMISTGICGSDDHAIKGIIPLKYPFIPGHEGAGIVESIGEGVSSVKPGDKVLTLIVPQCRECSACLNPKGNFCEKQDILPSSGLMLDGTSRFTCKGEKIYHSFRTSTFSEYTVVPEISVVKIDAAAPMDKICVISCEVPTGYGAAVHSAKVTPGSTCVVFGLGGIGSAIVMGCKAFGASRIIGVDINEEKFPRARALGVTDCLNPSNLKKPVQEAVKEMTGIGVDFAFEAIGLAETMVAAWDSCHVSHGVCIIIGVSPPNSKFSLSAQTVSTGRTLKGVCLGDYKTKDCFPQLVTAYLQNKINIDPLITHQLPFDQLHKAFELYHAGKTIRCVLLF